The Humulus lupulus chromosome 3, drHumLupu1.1, whole genome shotgun sequence genome window below encodes:
- the LOC133825282 gene encoding exonuclease 1-like has translation MAFCFINSYVLSFSLGDGPVPALLLPEIFASRIRAKAVALSLGMHWNKDLSFAGFTKQMILEMCILSGCDYLQSLPGMGLKRALALIKRFTTYDQVIKHLRYNISSVPPLYEESFKKALLTFQHQRVYDTITEKIVHLSDISENIEDDGDFLGPYPF, from the exons ATGGCCTTTTGTTTCATTAACAGCTATGTCTTGTCGTTTTCACTTGGTGATGGTCCTGTGCCTGCACTTCTTCTACCAGAGATATTTGCTTCAAGAATCAGAGCAAAAGCAGTTGCTTTGTCATTAGGAATGCATTGG AACAAGGATTTGAGTTTTGCTGGATTTACAAAGCAAATGATTCTTGAAATGTGCATTTTGAGTGGCTGTGACTATCTGCAGTCATTACCAGGAATGGGACTGAAAAGGGCTCTTGCACTTATAAAACGATTTACAACTTACGACCAG GTGATAAAGCACCtaagatacaacatttcttcGGTTCCACCTCTTTATGAAGAATCATTCAAGAAAGCACTACTGACCTTTCAGCATCAACGTGTTTACGATACAATTACTGAAAAAATTGTTCATTTGTCTGACATTTCTGAGAATATTGAGGATGATGGGGATTTCTTAGGGCCATATCCTTTTTAA